The following coding sequences are from one Fimbriimonadaceae bacterium window:
- a CDS encoding tryptophan 7-halogenase: MHYDVAIVGGGPGGSTCATFLKQYCPELSVAVFERETFPRDHVGESQLPYISYILDEMKVWDKVEAAGFPVKIGATYRWGKTSDLWDFNFTPNGEFQDEERPAKFAGQRLRTAFQVDRAVYDKILLDHARELGAEVFEGTGVASVGKKGREIAYLKLGNGEQVTADMYIDASGNAAALRRALGVPVEEPSALKNVAFYDYWQNAEWAVKLGVGGTRIQIMSLGYGWIWFIPLGPTRTSIGFVCPAEYYKSTGLRPEELYLRALAEEPRISQLMADATCEGHFTATKDWSFISETMAEENWMLVGEAAGFADPILSAGLTLTHASAREAAFTVIELAKGGDRDWLFEQYTGRNRRRVGQHIRFADYWYRANAHFSELKEFTSRIAAEAGMELDADKAFQWIGTGGFVDEDMYAGGLGSYSFFAIHEINRWFLDDKVQTAYGGFNGFELDLRRAVPVAMPSYEKGRVLRVDGWSRNNKVLPMVGMVRRVVEAFQTDKAAFKALSHLAAGFRRDNMDFNSDILSKAMETVEALVRDGWLKGLLLPGAEPLDGTVVEGSLFIHANRDAELPADRRGTGVG; the protein is encoded by the coding sequence ATGCATTACGATGTCGCGATTGTCGGTGGGGGGCCGGGGGGTTCGACCTGCGCCACATTTCTCAAACAGTACTGCCCCGAACTCAGCGTGGCCGTGTTTGAACGCGAGACGTTCCCCCGGGACCACGTCGGCGAAAGCCAGCTCCCCTACATCAGTTACATCCTCGACGAGATGAAGGTGTGGGACAAGGTGGAGGCGGCCGGCTTTCCCGTCAAGATCGGCGCCACCTACCGGTGGGGCAAGACAAGCGACCTCTGGGACTTCAACTTCACCCCGAACGGTGAGTTCCAGGACGAGGAGCGCCCCGCCAAGTTCGCCGGGCAACGGTTGCGCACCGCGTTCCAAGTCGACCGTGCGGTCTACGACAAGATTCTTCTCGACCATGCCCGCGAACTGGGTGCGGAGGTGTTCGAGGGGACGGGGGTCGCCTCCGTCGGGAAAAAGGGACGTGAGATCGCCTATCTGAAGCTGGGCAACGGCGAGCAGGTGACGGCGGACATGTACATCGACGCCAGCGGCAACGCCGCCGCGTTGCGACGGGCCCTCGGGGTCCCGGTGGAAGAGCCCAGCGCGCTCAAGAACGTGGCCTTCTACGACTATTGGCAAAATGCGGAGTGGGCGGTTAAGCTCGGCGTCGGCGGGACCCGGATCCAGATCATGTCCCTGGGTTACGGCTGGATCTGGTTCATCCCGTTGGGGCCGACCCGGACCTCCATCGGGTTTGTCTGCCCGGCCGAGTACTACAAGTCGACCGGGCTGCGACCCGAAGAACTGTACTTGCGGGCCCTGGCCGAGGAGCCCCGGATCAGCCAGCTGATGGCGGACGCCACCTGCGAGGGGCACTTCACCGCGACCAAGGACTGGTCCTTCATCAGCGAGACAATGGCCGAGGAGAACTGGATGCTGGTCGGGGAAGCGGCCGGCTTTGCCGACCCGATCCTCTCTGCCGGCCTCACCCTGACCCATGCCAGCGCGAGGGAGGCCGCGTTTACCGTGATCGAACTGGCCAAGGGTGGTGACCGCGACTGGCTCTTCGAGCAGTACACCGGGCGAAACCGGCGGCGGGTCGGCCAGCACATCCGGTTTGCCGACTACTGGTACCGTGCCAACGCCCACTTCAGTGAACTGAAGGAGTTCACCAGCCGGATCGCCGCCGAGGCAGGCATGGAGCTAGACGCCGACAAGGCGTTCCAATGGATCGGCACCGGCGGCTTCGTCGACGAGGACATGTACGCGGGCGGGCTGGGCAGCTACAGCTTCTTTGCCATCCACGAGATCAACCGTTGGTTTCTTGACGACAAGGTCCAGACGGCTTACGGCGGGTTCAACGGGTTTGAACTCGACCTTCGCCGGGCGGTGCCGGTCGCGATGCCGTCGTATGAAAAGGGCCGGGTCTTGCGCGTCGACGGGTGGAGCCGGAACAACAAGGTGTTGCCCATGGTGGGCATGGTGCGCCGCGTCGTCGAGGCGTTCCAGACCGACAAGGCGGCCTTCAAGGCTCTGTCCCACCTCGCCGCCGGGTTCCGACGGGACAACATGGACTTCAACAGCGACATCTTGAGCAAGGCGATGGAGACCGTCGAGGCCCTGGTGCGCGACGGTTGGCTGAAGGGACTGTTGCTCCCCGGGGCCGAGCCCCTCGACGGGACAGTCGTGGAGGGGTCGCTCTTCATCCACGCGAACCGCGACGCCGAACTGCCTGCCGACCGCCGCGGCACCGGTGTGGGGTAG
- a CDS encoding LacI family DNA-binding transcriptional regulator: MSATIKDIAQKLNISTSTVSYALNGGPRPVPPAVKEEVLRVARELKYRPNRLAKSLVTRRSHTVGILPTLAAPNLAVSPYFQMAFNGVLNQAEIQGYDVLVFSRPQSTASKADDILSVLWDGRTDGTVLIAPYVDAPVIPALLQLGVPFTVVNSRVEGAVCVTCDNRHGVESALNHLVGLGHTKIGHLAGPDVLEDARVRQAAFEDFMRDSGLELRPEWIVKTEYTSESAEQEAHALLDTKDRPTAVFCGNDEAALGLLRAARARGIRMPDELSVVGFDNIFNCEHMHPPLTTVEQPIGEMGKAAFEALIDLIEGRPAQTVVMETRLVVRESTAPPARRA; encoded by the coding sequence ATGAGTGCGACGATCAAAGACATCGCCCAAAAGCTCAACATCTCCACGAGCACGGTCAGCTACGCCCTCAACGGAGGGCCCCGTCCGGTGCCCCCGGCGGTGAAGGAGGAAGTCCTCCGGGTCGCCCGCGAGCTGAAGTACCGCCCGAACCGCCTGGCCAAGTCGCTGGTGACGCGCCGCTCGCACACCGTAGGCATCCTTCCCACATTGGCGGCCCCGAACCTGGCGGTGTCCCCCTACTTCCAGATGGCGTTCAACGGCGTCCTCAACCAAGCCGAGATCCAGGGTTACGACGTGCTCGTCTTTTCCCGGCCGCAATCGACCGCGTCGAAGGCCGACGACATCCTGAGCGTGCTGTGGGACGGCCGCACCGACGGCACCGTCCTGATCGCGCCGTATGTGGACGCCCCGGTCATCCCGGCCCTGCTTCAACTAGGTGTGCCCTTCACGGTCGTCAACTCCCGCGTCGAGGGGGCGGTGTGCGTCACCTGCGACAACCGGCACGGCGTGGAGTCGGCCCTGAACCACTTGGTCGGACTGGGGCACACCAAGATCGGCCACCTCGCCGGGCCCGACGTCCTGGAAGACGCCCGGGTACGTCAAGCGGCGTTTGAAGACTTCATGCGGGACTCGGGCTTGGAGTTGAGGCCCGAGTGGATCGTCAAGACCGAATACACCAGCGAAAGCGCCGAGCAAGAGGCCCATGCCTTGCTTGACACGAAGGACCGGCCGACGGCGGTCTTTTGCGGCAACGACGAGGCCGCCCTTGGGCTTCTGCGGGCCGCCCGGGCCCGCGGCATCCGGATGCCGGACGAACTCAGCGTCGTCGGCTTCGACAACATCTTCAATTGCGAGCACATGCACCCACCCCTCACGACGGTCGAGCAACCGATCGGCGAGATGGGCAAAGCCGCCTTTGAAGCCTTGATCGACCTGATCGAGGGCCGACCGGCCCAAACCGTCGTCATGGAGACGCGGCTCGTCGTCCGCGAGTCCACCGCGCCGCCGGCGCGCCGGGCCTGA